One genomic region from Streptomyces sp. NBC_01304 encodes:
- a CDS encoding APC family permease, with product MTGETYAPKGGTQGLRREAIGLREVLFQSITAMAPAAAIAASIPAGTAFAGGSLPLSVLIALVACLFTASCVGELARQLPAAGSTATYAAQGLHPTVGFLVGWGYVFVEALVPALLLLQLGFTTAGTLHQEWSGYPADLWWPWSLAGAVIIAMAGWFGVRASARFGTVLGVFEVLVFLVFAVMLISQAGGDNTLSVFGTSHTAEGYEGIGGVFAGSVYTVLAFAGFEAAAPLAEETKDPRRTVRRAVLGAALAIGLVYVVTTYAMAVYLGPDEFGKFGASGAASWDGVARASFGAFWVLVFFAVVNSTLANANACANVSTRTAFAFGRIGVFPAALARLHPRHRSPAVGVAVQFVVAVGACLGLGLAYDPVTAFLLLATVIVTVVIGVYIVTNLACAAYFLRRRRELLSPVRHLLFPLLGIAAFVPALLTAAGLPVFDFVTELTEPVSYAGPVVGVWMALGAVVLLVLLRRHPERVADTARVHLDEEADEETDAEATDRPESTSGPTGAESR from the coding sequence GTGACGGGGGAAACGTACGCACCGAAAGGCGGGACGCAGGGCCTCAGACGCGAGGCGATCGGGCTGCGCGAGGTCCTGTTCCAGAGCATCACGGCGATGGCGCCCGCCGCCGCGATCGCCGCGTCCATCCCGGCGGGGACCGCCTTCGCGGGCGGCAGTCTGCCGCTCTCGGTGCTGATCGCCCTGGTGGCCTGCCTGTTCACCGCGTCGTGCGTGGGCGAGCTGGCGCGGCAGTTGCCGGCCGCCGGATCGACGGCGACGTACGCCGCGCAAGGGCTCCACCCGACCGTCGGGTTCCTCGTGGGCTGGGGATATGTGTTCGTCGAGGCGCTGGTCCCCGCCCTGTTGCTGCTGCAGCTGGGGTTCACCACGGCGGGCACGCTGCATCAGGAGTGGTCCGGGTATCCGGCGGACCTGTGGTGGCCCTGGTCGCTCGCGGGCGCCGTGATCATCGCGATGGCGGGGTGGTTCGGGGTACGGGCCTCCGCGCGCTTCGGCACCGTGCTCGGCGTCTTCGAGGTGCTGGTGTTCCTGGTGTTCGCCGTCATGCTGATCTCGCAGGCGGGCGGCGACAACACGCTGTCGGTGTTCGGGACTTCGCACACCGCCGAGGGTTACGAGGGCATCGGCGGGGTGTTCGCGGGGTCGGTCTACACCGTGCTGGCCTTCGCCGGGTTCGAGGCCGCGGCGCCGCTCGCCGAGGAGACCAAGGACCCGCGCCGCACCGTGAGGCGCGCGGTGCTCGGGGCGGCGCTGGCGATCGGCCTGGTGTACGTCGTCACGACGTATGCGATGGCCGTGTACCTGGGGCCCGACGAGTTCGGCAAGTTCGGCGCCTCGGGTGCCGCGTCCTGGGACGGAGTGGCGCGCGCGTCGTTCGGGGCGTTCTGGGTCCTGGTGTTCTTCGCGGTGGTCAACTCGACGCTCGCCAACGCCAATGCCTGCGCGAACGTCTCCACCCGCACGGCCTTCGCCTTCGGCCGCATCGGCGTGTTCCCCGCGGCCCTCGCCCGCCTCCATCCCCGGCACCGCTCGCCCGCCGTCGGGGTGGCCGTCCAGTTCGTCGTGGCGGTCGGGGCCTGTCTGGGGCTGGGGCTCGCCTATGACCCGGTGACCGCGTTCCTGCTGCTCGCGACCGTCATCGTCACCGTCGTGATCGGCGTGTACATCGTCACCAACCTGGCCTGCGCCGCGTATTTCCTGCGACGGCGGCGCGAACTCCTCAGCCCGGTCCGGCACTTGCTGTTCCCGCTGCTCGGCATCGCCGCGTTCGTGCCCGCGCTGCTGACGGCCGCGGGCCTGCCGGTCTTCGACTTCGTCACGGAGCTGACCGAACCCGTGTCGTACGCGGGTCCCGTCGTCGGCGTCTGGATGGCGCTCGGCGCGGTGGTGCTCCTGGTGCTGCTGCGGCGGCATCCGGAACGCGTCGCCGACACCGCCCGCGTACATCTCGACGAAGAAGCGGACGAAGAGACGGACGCAGAGGCGACGGACCGACCGGAATCGACTTCAGGACCGACCGGAGCGGAGAGCCGATGA